One Edaphobacter lichenicola DNA window includes the following coding sequences:
- a CDS encoding NADH-quinone oxidoreductase subunit N has protein sequence MSPNVLALLPELILTLVGVLVMLVEPCLKPGSSRKPLGWLAIVGTVAALAGSWYQIQFGTLHAFSGTIQVDAFSVLFHFVIGSVVLVTLLGSIDFFEGNASHAGEYFALILFGAVGMMLMTCSVELLMVFVGLEISSISTYIMCGFRKGQATGTESSIKYFLLGSFATAFFLYGVALSFGATGSTNIYAIAHGLETTATPALAFTALALILIGLGFKVSAAPFHVWTPDVYQGAPAPVVGLMSTAPKAAAFAVLLRITFTGFPTYQHRWAILMWVLAALSMTVGNLGALMQRDVKRMLAYSSIAHAGYLMVAFTAFPFDGIAAACFYTATYAAMNVGAFAVVTQIAGYDERARSIDDFTGLGQKRPYLAALLSFFLLSLIGIPFTGGFFGKFYVFSAAIHGGNVWLAVIGLLNSGVACFYYLRLLAAIYTRPGSESTRLNQLRRISVPAAIGIGLAAVATGALGIVPSGAVSFAEYASHSTLIEQGRQECAASPDSCHLQLQFDEK, from the coding sequence ATGTCCCCTAACGTCCTGGCCCTCCTTCCCGAGCTCATCCTCACCCTCGTCGGTGTCCTCGTCATGCTCGTGGAGCCATGCCTGAAGCCGGGCTCCAGCCGCAAACCTCTTGGCTGGCTCGCGATCGTCGGCACCGTCGCCGCTCTCGCCGGAAGCTGGTATCAGATTCAGTTCGGCACCCTCCACGCCTTCTCCGGCACCATTCAGGTCGACGCCTTCTCGGTGCTCTTCCACTTCGTCATCGGCTCCGTCGTCCTGGTTACCCTGCTGGGCTCAATAGATTTCTTCGAAGGCAATGCCAGCCACGCCGGCGAGTACTTCGCACTTATTCTCTTCGGCGCAGTCGGCATGATGCTGATGACCTGCTCGGTCGAACTCCTCATGGTCTTCGTCGGCCTGGAGATCTCCTCGATCTCGACCTACATCATGTGCGGCTTCCGCAAGGGTCAGGCCACCGGCACCGAGTCCTCTATCAAGTACTTCCTGCTCGGCTCCTTCGCCACCGCTTTCTTCCTCTACGGTGTGGCCCTCTCGTTCGGCGCGACGGGTTCTACCAACATCTACGCCATCGCCCACGGCCTCGAGACCACGGCAACCCCTGCTTTAGCTTTCACGGCCCTCGCGCTCATCCTTATCGGTCTCGGCTTCAAAGTCTCCGCCGCCCCGTTCCATGTCTGGACCCCGGATGTTTATCAGGGCGCACCGGCCCCAGTCGTCGGCCTCATGTCGACCGCACCCAAAGCCGCCGCCTTCGCCGTCCTGCTCCGCATCACCTTCACCGGCTTCCCGACCTATCAACATCGCTGGGCCATCCTGATGTGGGTTCTCGCCGCACTGTCAATGACGGTTGGCAATCTCGGCGCTCTTATGCAGCGCGACGTCAAGCGCATGCTCGCCTACTCCAGCATCGCTCACGCCGGCTATCTTATGGTCGCCTTCACTGCCTTCCCCTTCGACGGTATCGCCGCGGCCTGCTTCTACACCGCGACCTACGCCGCGATGAACGTTGGCGCCTTCGCGGTTGTCACGCAGATTGCCGGCTACGACGAGCGCGCTCGCAGCATCGACGACTTCACCGGTCTCGGCCAGAAGCGCCCCTACCTCGCCGCTCTGCTCAGCTTCTTCCTGCTCTCGCTCATCGGAATCCCCTTCACCGGCGGCTTCTTCGGCAAGTTCTACGTCTTCTCCGCAGCGATCCACGGCGGCAATGTGTGGTTGGCCGTTATCGGTCTGCTCAACAGCGGCGTCGCCTGCTTCTATTATCTGCGTCTGCTGGCTGCGATCTACACTCGTCCCGGCAGCGAGAGCACTCGCCTCAACCAGCTTCGGCGCATCAGTGTTCCTGCGGCGATTGGGATTGGTCTTGCTGCTGTGGCGACGGGGGCGCTTGGCATTGTGCCCAGCGGTGCGGTCTCCTTTGCGGAGTACGCCAGCCACTCTACTCTCATCGAACAGGGCCGACAGGAGTGTGCCGCCTCTCCCGATAGCTGCCATCTTCAGCTGCAGTTCGACGAGAAGTAA